A portion of the Streptococcus urinalis 2285-97 genome contains these proteins:
- a CDS encoding response regulator transcription factor: protein MKKQILIVDDELPILTLLDYHLVKEGYQVKTAEDGRTALNLALTEHFDLIVLDIMLPQLDGIEVCKRLRAQHKKTPIIMLSAKGDEFDKVFALELGADDYMTKPFSPRELMARIKAVLRRTDNDQLEEDEDMISDDVLEIDYLKIYPDRHEIYCQDQLVSLTPKEFELLLYLAKHPKMTLTRERLLERIWGYDFGLETRLVDVHIGKLREKIEQDPKSPQFIKTVRGYGYKFEGA from the coding sequence ATGAAAAAACAGATACTTATTGTAGATGATGAATTGCCTATTTTGACATTATTAGATTATCATTTAGTTAAAGAAGGCTATCAAGTTAAAACAGCTGAAGATGGTAGAACAGCACTGAATTTAGCATTAACTGAACATTTTGATTTAATAGTATTGGATATTATGTTGCCTCAGTTGGATGGTATTGAAGTTTGTAAAAGATTGAGAGCTCAACATAAAAAGACACCAATTATTATGCTCTCTGCTAAAGGTGATGAGTTTGATAAAGTTTTTGCTTTAGAACTAGGTGCGGATGACTACATGACAAAACCATTTAGCCCAAGAGAATTAATGGCTAGGATTAAAGCAGTTTTAAGACGAACTGACAATGATCAATTAGAAGAAGACGAAGATATGATTTCAGATGATGTATTAGAAATTGACTATCTTAAAATCTATCCAGATCGTCACGAAATTTATTGTCAAGATCAGCTTGTTTCACTAACACCAAAAGAATTTGAATTATTACTTTACTTAGCAAAACATCCCAAAATGACATTAACTAGAGAAAGACTCTTAGAGAGAATATGGGGTTATGACTTTGGACTTGAAACCAGACTAGTGGATGTCCATATTGGAAAACTGAGAGAAAAGATTGAGCAAGATCCAAAATCACCACAATTTATAAAAACAGTGAGAGGTTATGGTTACAAATTTGAAGGAGCCTAA
- a CDS encoding SprT family protein: MNLTDYIKKVSIEDFGLVFQHQAVFNKRLKTTGGRFFPHDGHIDFNPLLFERYSEEIYRKVVRHELCHYHLYFQGKGFKHKDKDFKTLLKEVDGLRFCPPLHDHKKDLEYFCQSCGQIYFRKRRLDTKRFVCGKCRGKLILKSRKLS, translated from the coding sequence ATGAATCTCACTGATTATATCAAAAAAGTCTCAATTGAAGATTTTGGGCTTGTCTTTCAACATCAAGCTGTTTTTAATAAGAGACTCAAAACTACTGGAGGACGCTTCTTTCCTCATGACGGTCACATTGATTTTAACCCTCTATTATTTGAACGTTATTCTGAAGAGATTTATCGAAAAGTTGTACGACATGAATTGTGTCATTATCATCTTTATTTTCAAGGGAAAGGCTTTAAACACAAAGATAAAGATTTCAAGACCTTACTTAAAGAAGTCGATGGCTTACGATTTTGCCCACCATTACATGATCATAAAAAGGATTTAGAGTACTTTTGTCAATCCTGTGGACAAATCTACTTTCGGAAAAGACGCCTAGATACTAAGCGATTTGTGTGTGGTAAATGTCGTGGTAAACTAATTTTAAAATCAAGAAAGCTATCTTAA
- the hprK gene encoding HPr(Ser) kinase/phosphatase, with protein MTVTVKKLVDKVKLDVIFGDDQMLKREITSSYISRPGLEMTGYFDYYSPERIQLVGMQEWSYLTQMTSHNRYSVLKEMFKAGTPAMIVSRNLDIPEEMLQAAKEENIIILRSYISTSRLSGEMSYFLDASLAERTSVHGVLMDIYGMGVLIQGDSGIGKSETGLELVKRGHRLVADDRVDVFAKDEETLWGEPAEILRHLLEIRGVGIIDVMSLYGASAVKDSTQVQLAIYLENFEAGKVFDRLGNDNEEINFAGVNIPRVRIPVKTGRNVSVVIEAAAMNHRAKQMGFDATKTFEERLTQLISKNEVNQ; from the coding sequence ATGACTGTAACTGTAAAAAAACTAGTTGATAAAGTAAAACTAGATGTCATTTTTGGCGATGATCAGATGTTAAAGCGTGAAATCACTTCCTCTTATATTTCTAGACCTGGTCTAGAGATGACTGGGTATTTTGATTATTATTCACCGGAAAGAATTCAGTTAGTTGGGATGCAAGAATGGTCATACTTAACTCAAATGACCTCTCATAACCGCTATTCAGTTTTAAAAGAAATGTTCAAAGCTGGGACTCCAGCGATGATTGTCTCACGAAATCTAGATATACCTGAAGAAATGCTACAAGCTGCTAAGGAAGAAAATATTATTATTCTTAGAAGTTACATTTCTACCAGCCGTTTATCAGGTGAGATGTCCTATTTCTTAGATGCTTCGCTTGCTGAGAGGACAAGTGTACATGGTGTCCTAATGGATATCTATGGTATGGGTGTTCTTATACAAGGTGATTCTGGAATTGGTAAAAGTGAAACAGGTTTAGAACTGGTTAAAAGAGGACATCGTTTAGTTGCTGATGACAGAGTTGATGTTTTTGCCAAAGATGAAGAAACGCTTTGGGGCGAACCTGCAGAAATTTTAAGACATTTACTTGAGATACGTGGTGTTGGTATTATTGATGTGATGAGTCTTTATGGAGCAAGTGCAGTAAAAGATTCCACTCAGGTTCAATTAGCTATTTATCTTGAAAATTTTGAAGCAGGCAAAGTATTTGATCGACTAGGAAATGATAACGAAGAAATTAATTTTGCGGGTGTCAATATTCCTAGGGTTAGAATTCCTGTTAAGACTGGTCGAAATGTTTCTGTTGTTATTGAAGCAGCAGCCATGAATCATCGTGCCAAACAGATGGGATTTGATGCAACAAAAACCTTTGAAGAACGATTAACACAACTGATTTCAAAAAATGAGGTGAACCAATGA
- the pstC gene encoding phosphate ABC transporter permease subunit PstC has protein sequence MNKQDFKEDLFKVIFFLSAAMSIVAILLICIFIFTNGLPFIGKYGISKFLFGTEWSPSNSPASYGILPMILGSLIITLGAVIIGVPTGIFTSVFMIYYCPKPLYGFLKSAVNLMAAIPSIVYGFFGLELLVPWIRTFSGNGMSILTASILLGIMILPTIISLSESAIRTVPTSYYSGSLALGASHERSIFRVILPAAKSGILSAVILGIGRAIGETMAVILVAGNQPVIPTGLFEGTRTMTTNIVLEMAYASGEHREALIATSAVLFVFILLINACFAYLKGKSTHE, from the coding sequence GTGAATAAACAAGATTTTAAAGAAGATTTGTTTAAAGTGATCTTTTTCCTCAGTGCAGCAATGTCAATTGTTGCCATTCTCCTAATTTGTATTTTTATTTTCACAAATGGGTTACCATTTATTGGAAAATATGGAATCAGTAAGTTCCTTTTTGGAACAGAATGGTCACCTTCAAATAGTCCTGCAAGTTATGGTATTCTACCAATGATATTAGGCTCCTTAATCATTACACTTGGAGCTGTTATTATAGGAGTGCCAACAGGTATATTTACGTCAGTCTTCATGATTTATTATTGTCCAAAACCACTTTATGGCTTTTTAAAGTCAGCTGTTAACTTAATGGCAGCTATTCCTTCTATTGTCTATGGCTTTTTTGGACTTGAATTATTAGTTCCATGGATTAGAACTTTTTCTGGTAATGGGATGTCGATTTTAACAGCATCCATTTTACTTGGTATTATGATCTTACCAACCATTATCAGTTTATCGGAATCAGCTATAAGAACAGTTCCAACTTCCTATTATTCTGGAAGTTTGGCACTTGGAGCTAGTCATGAACGAAGTATCTTTAGAGTCATCTTACCTGCTGCCAAATCTGGTATTTTGTCAGCTGTGATTTTAGGTATTGGTCGTGCAATTGGTGAAACGATGGCTGTTATTTTAGTCGCTGGTAATCAACCAGTAATCCCAACAGGACTTTTCGAGGGTACGAGAACAATGACGACTAATATCGTTCTCGAAATGGCTTATGCTTCTGGAGAACACCGAGAAGCACTGATTGCAACTTCAGCAGTATTATTTGTCTTTATCTTGCTGATTAACGCTTGTTTTGCATATTTGAAAGGAAAATCAACACATGAGTAA
- the pstA gene encoding phosphate ABC transporter permease PstA produces MSKYILKTLVYLFSLITFGSLFLIIGFILIQGLPHLTPSLFSMHYTSENVSLMPSILVTVVLVFGSLLIALPIGIFAGFYLVEYAKKGSWWVKVIRIASDTLSGIPSIVFGLFGMLFFVIFLKFQYSLLSGILTSVIMVLPVIIRSTEESLLSVSDSMRQASFGLGAGKLRTVFRIVLPVAMPGILSGVILAIGRIVGETAALMYTLGTSTNTPTSLLSSGRSLALHMYMLSSEGLHVNEAYATGVVLIITVLIINSISSLLSRRLVKGDA; encoded by the coding sequence ATGAGTAAATATATTTTAAAAACACTTGTTTATTTATTTTCCTTGATAACATTTGGATCATTGTTTTTAATTATTGGTTTTATTTTAATACAAGGATTACCACATTTAACACCATCCTTATTCTCAATGCACTATACTAGTGAAAATGTCTCTTTAATGCCTTCAATCTTAGTAACCGTTGTATTGGTTTTTGGATCACTATTAATTGCATTGCCAATTGGTATTTTTGCAGGTTTTTACTTAGTTGAATATGCTAAGAAAGGCTCTTGGTGGGTAAAAGTAATCCGAATCGCTTCAGATACGCTATCAGGAATTCCTTCAATTGTATTTGGTTTGTTTGGCATGTTATTCTTTGTCATCTTTTTGAAATTCCAATATTCCTTATTATCAGGAATTTTGACATCAGTCATTATGGTATTACCAGTTATTATTAGGTCAACTGAAGAATCTTTATTGTCTGTCAGTGATAGTATGAGACAAGCTAGTTTTGGTCTGGGAGCAGGAAAATTAAGAACTGTGTTTAGAATAGTGCTTCCTGTTGCAATGCCTGGTATTTTATCAGGGGTTATTTTAGCAATTGGACGTATTGTCGGTGAAACTGCCGCTTTAATGTATACTTTGGGAACATCGACAAATACACCAACTAGTCTATTGTCTTCTGGTCGTTCTTTAGCTCTTCATATGTATATGCTTTCTAGTGAAGGATTACATGTCAATGAAGCTTATGCAACTGGAGTTGTACTGATTATTACAGTATTAATTATTAACTCAATTTCAAGCCTATTATCACGACGTCTTGTGAAAGGAGATGCCTAA
- the phoU gene encoding phosphate signaling complex protein PhoU has translation MRKQFDRELQTLENQFLEMGQDVLESASKTMIALAAKDYVLAQNVIDQDKVINNYQITIEMACARLLALQQPQVSDLRFVITVMTACSDLERMGDHMAGVARSILKLKEDNVLPEIEEEIHTLGKTVLEMHHDMLHIFSENDAEKAKNLAKEDQIIDEAYLQLSKTILTQMKIQETSIRNGTEYISILKHIERYSDYISNICERLVYLETGEITELN, from the coding sequence ATGAGAAAACAGTTTGACCGTGAATTACAAACCTTAGAAAATCAATTTTTAGAGATGGGACAAGATGTTTTAGAAAGTGCTTCTAAAACGATGATTGCCTTAGCAGCTAAAGATTATGTATTAGCTCAAAATGTTATTGATCAAGATAAAGTAATTAATAACTACCAAATCACAATTGAAATGGCATGTGCTCGGTTATTAGCGTTACAACAGCCTCAAGTAAGTGACTTACGATTTGTGATTACAGTTATGACAGCTTGTTCTGATTTAGAAAGAATGGGTGATCATATGGCAGGTGTTGCCAGATCAATTCTAAAGTTGAAAGAAGATAATGTGCTCCCTGAAATTGAAGAAGAAATTCATACATTAGGTAAAACAGTTTTAGAGATGCATCATGATATGCTTCATATTTTTAGTGAAAATGATGCTGAAAAAGCAAAAAATTTGGCAAAAGAAGACCAAATTATCGATGAAGCGTATCTGCAACTTTCAAAAACCATACTTACTCAGATGAAAATTCAAGAAACTTCAATTAGAAATGGGACAGAATACATTTCAATCTTAAAACACATTGAACGTTATAGTGATTATATTTCAAATATTTGCGAACGTCTTGTTTACTTAGAAACTGGTGAAATAACTGAACTGAATTAA
- the pnpS gene encoding two-component system histidine kinase PnpS, whose translation MKKYLFQLITIDFLGILGIIFIYIKPDFEKYLMAYLIIIFLISFHYCRKIVKWYLDFRLVQENYSGAYTSQFKDIQKLGKKLLTISQNSEVITEKSGLVEEDLEALLENSPMGLAVFSSDGHLNFLSKSFQSFFPNRPQNKIAYVTDLERSDLRAMISAGFTQKQAQRKELVGHFDGDLILDVTVVPIFDIEHKVTQVMVLLYDMTPIRTYERQNLDFVANASHELRTPVTSIKGFSETILDMSSEEVELQKQFLQIIHQESIRLEHIVDHMLTLSKLDNLKPNIESMALNHYIKSLANGLSNQFLEKDITLLYDMKDECMIETDEFMLSQIVTNLLTNAIRYTEHGGSVTVGIETFESFAEISVTDTGIGMSDYQLDRIFERFYRVNKGRSRQSGGTGLGLSIVKELTQALGGKIKVSSQLGVGTRFTLQLPLQFKEKNEAVTM comes from the coding sequence ATGAAAAAATACCTCTTTCAATTAATAACAATTGATTTTTTGGGAATTTTAGGGATTATTTTTATTTATATAAAACCAGACTTTGAAAAATACTTGATGGCTTATCTCATTATTATTTTTCTGATAAGTTTTCATTATTGTCGAAAAATAGTTAAGTGGTACCTTGATTTTCGGTTAGTCCAAGAAAACTATAGTGGTGCTTACACAAGTCAATTTAAAGACATCCAAAAACTTGGTAAAAAACTTCTTACGATCAGCCAAAACAGTGAGGTTATTACGGAAAAATCTGGCTTAGTAGAAGAAGACTTAGAAGCTTTATTAGAAAATTCTCCCATGGGATTAGCCGTATTTTCTTCGGATGGGCATCTCAATTTTCTTAGTAAATCTTTTCAATCTTTCTTTCCTAATAGACCTCAAAATAAGATTGCTTACGTCACAGATTTAGAAAGATCTGATTTAAGAGCTATGATCAGTGCTGGTTTTACACAAAAACAAGCTCAAAGAAAAGAATTAGTTGGCCATTTTGATGGAGATTTAATTCTTGATGTAACAGTTGTACCTATTTTTGATATAGAACATAAAGTAACACAAGTGATGGTACTGCTTTATGATATGACGCCAATTAGAACTTACGAAAGACAAAATTTAGATTTCGTGGCCAATGCATCTCATGAATTGAGAACACCTGTGACATCTATTAAAGGTTTTTCTGAGACAATTTTAGACATGTCATCTGAAGAAGTTGAGTTGCAAAAACAATTTCTTCAAATCATTCATCAGGAAAGTATCCGATTAGAACATATCGTTGATCACATGTTAACGTTATCAAAATTAGATAATTTAAAACCTAATATCGAATCAATGGCTTTAAATCACTACATTAAGTCATTGGCTAATGGGTTAAGCAACCAATTTTTAGAAAAAGATATTACTCTTTTATATGATATGAAAGATGAATGTATGATCGAAACCGATGAATTTATGCTTTCTCAAATTGTTACTAACTTGTTGACAAATGCTATCAGGTATACTGAGCACGGTGGTAGTGTTACTGTCGGGATTGAAACATTTGAATCTTTTGCTGAGATTAGTGTTACAGATACAGGAATAGGCATGAGTGACTATCAGCTAGATAGAATTTTTGAACGCTTTTATAGAGTTAATAAAGGCAGAAGTAGGCAGTCTGGTGGTACAGGACTTGGTTTATCAATAGTTAAAGAATTAACACAAGCATTAGGTGGTAAAATAAAAGTATCAAGCCAATTAGGTGTTGGAACACGATTCACACTACAATTACCATTGCAGTTTAAAGAAAAAAATGAAGCAGTTACTATGTAA
- the pstB gene encoding phosphate ABC transporter ATP-binding protein PstB, with translation MGTFSVKNLDLYYGDFQALKDVSIDLPQGEITALIGPSGCGKSTFLKTLNRMNDLIPGCRIEGEIILDGKNIYKKDMNLNQLRKRVGMVFQQPNPFAMSIYDNVAYGPRTHGIKDKKTLDALVEKSLRGAAIWDEVKDNLKKNAMSLSGGQQQRICIARALAVEPDILLMDEPTSALDPISTLKIEDLVQNLKKEYTIIIVTHNMQQASRISDKTAFFLTGEICEFGNTLDIFTNPKDKRTEDYISGRFG, from the coding sequence ATGGGAACTTTTTCAGTAAAAAATTTAGATCTTTATTATGGTGATTTTCAAGCTCTAAAAGATGTTTCAATTGATTTGCCACAAGGTGAAATCACAGCTTTAATTGGACCTTCTGGATGTGGAAAATCAACTTTCTTAAAAACATTGAACCGTATGAATGACTTAATTCCTGGTTGTCGTATCGAGGGAGAAATCATATTAGATGGTAAAAATATTTATAAAAAAGATATGAACTTAAATCAGTTACGAAAACGTGTAGGAATGGTATTTCAACAACCGAATCCTTTTGCAATGTCAATCTATGATAATGTTGCCTATGGTCCAAGAACACATGGGATCAAAGATAAAAAGACCTTAGATGCTTTAGTTGAAAAAAGTCTTCGTGGTGCAGCTATTTGGGACGAAGTAAAAGATAATCTTAAAAAGAATGCAATGTCTTTATCAGGTGGTCAACAACAACGTATTTGTATTGCACGTGCATTAGCTGTTGAGCCAGATATTTTATTAATGGATGAACCAACTTCAGCTTTAGACCCAATCTCCACTTTAAAAATTGAAGATTTGGTTCAAAATTTGAAAAAAGAGTATACGATTATCATTGTAACCCATAACATGCAACAAGCATCCCGTATTTCTGATAAGACAGCATTTTTCTTAACAGGTGAAATTTGTGAGTTTGGAAATACACTTGATATTTTCACAAATCCTAAAGATAAACGTACAGAAGATTATATTTCAGGTCGATTTGGCTAG
- a CDS encoding PspC domain-containing protein, with translation MELTLYKQRKNRLLGGVVAGLADKYGWDLALSRVLAAILIYATTGFGVVLYVLLAIFLPYKEDLIAKKNKNQRGPRRRKDAEVINEEDKDDGWFW, from the coding sequence ATGGAACTAACACTTTATAAACAACGAAAAAATAGACTTCTAGGTGGTGTCGTTGCTGGTTTGGCAGACAAGTATGGATGGGATTTAGCATTATCCAGGGTATTAGCAGCTATCTTAATTTATGCAACGACAGGTTTTGGAGTAGTTTTATATGTTCTTCTAGCTATTTTTCTCCCTTACAAAGAGGATTTGATTGCTAAGAAAAATAAAAATCAAAGAGGACCACGTCGTCGAAAAGACGCTGAGGTCATTAACGAAGAAGACAAAGATGACGGTTGGTTTTGGTAA
- a CDS encoding Tex family protein: MENQNTKQIALELGISEKQIDHVLSLTSEGNTIPFIARYRKEATGNLDEVEIKSIIDLDKSLTTLSDRKETVINKIREQGKLSPELEKAIQKAEKLAEVEELYLPYKEKRRTKATIAREAGLFPLARLILQNAANLEKEAEQYTNEQFKTPKEALSGAVDILVEAMSEDTKLRSWTYNEIWQYSYITSTLKDQTLDEKQVFQIYYDFSDKVSKMQGYRTLALNRGEKLGVLKVSFDHNWDKMIRFYSVRFKTLNPYIEEVISQAVRKKVVPAMERRIRTELTETAEDGAIALFSENLRHLLLVSPLKGKMVLGFDPAFRTGAKLAVIDQTGKLITTHVIYPVAPASQSKISAAKVELANLIKTYGIEIIAIGNGTASRESEAFVADILKDFPETSYVIVNESGASVYSASELARHEFPELTVEKRSAISIARRLQDPLAELVKIDPKSIGVGQYQHDVSQKKLSDNLDFVVDTVVNQVGVNINTASPALLSHVSGLNKTISENIVAYREENGQIKSRSEIKKVPRLGAKAFEQAAGFLRIPNAKNFLDNTGVHPESYPAVKQLLSTLNINQLDDEGKLKLQSIQLDHMAEVLNIGIETLKDIIEDLLKPGRDLRDEFEAPVLRQDVLDLKDLKIGQKLEGTVRNVVDFGAFVDVGVHEDGLIHISEMSHSFVNHPSQVVSVGDLVTVWVSKIDLDRHKVNLSLLAPNESH; encoded by the coding sequence ATGGAAAATCAAAATACGAAACAAATAGCCTTAGAATTAGGCATTTCTGAAAAACAAATTGATCACGTTTTATCACTGACTTCAGAAGGAAATACCATCCCTTTTATTGCAAGATATCGTAAGGAAGCAACTGGTAATTTGGATGAAGTTGAGATTAAATCAATAATTGACTTAGATAAGTCACTTACTACTTTAAGTGACCGTAAAGAAACAGTTATAAATAAAATTAGAGAACAAGGAAAACTCAGTCCAGAGCTTGAAAAAGCGATTCAAAAGGCTGAAAAACTTGCGGAAGTTGAAGAACTGTATCTTCCTTATAAAGAAAAAAGAAGAACAAAGGCTACTATTGCTAGAGAAGCTGGTTTATTCCCATTGGCAAGACTTATTTTGCAAAATGCTGCTAATCTTGAAAAAGAAGCTGAACAGTATACAAATGAGCAATTTAAAACACCTAAAGAGGCATTGTCTGGAGCTGTTGATATCTTGGTTGAAGCTATGTCAGAAGACACCAAATTGCGGTCATGGACTTATAATGAAATCTGGCAGTATAGTTATATTACTTCAACTTTAAAAGACCAGACTTTAGATGAAAAACAAGTCTTTCAAATTTATTATGACTTTTCAGATAAAGTTTCTAAAATGCAAGGTTATCGAACTTTAGCTTTGAATAGAGGTGAAAAATTAGGTGTTCTAAAGGTTTCTTTTGATCATAATTGGGATAAAATGATTCGTTTTTACAGCGTTCGCTTTAAAACGCTAAATCCCTATATCGAAGAGGTTATTTCTCAAGCTGTTAGAAAAAAAGTTGTACCTGCTATGGAACGCCGCATTAGAACAGAACTAACGGAAACGGCAGAAGATGGAGCTATTGCTTTATTCTCTGAAAATTTAAGACATTTACTATTGGTTTCACCCTTAAAAGGAAAAATGGTTCTAGGATTTGACCCAGCTTTTCGTACAGGGGCAAAATTAGCTGTAATTGATCAAACTGGTAAATTAATAACAACACATGTTATCTATCCAGTTGCACCAGCAAGCCAATCTAAAATTTCAGCAGCTAAAGTGGAACTCGCTAATCTTATCAAAACTTATGGTATTGAGATAATAGCTATAGGTAACGGAACTGCTAGCCGTGAGAGCGAAGCTTTTGTAGCTGATATTCTAAAAGATTTTCCAGAGACATCTTATGTGATTGTTAATGAAAGTGGTGCTTCTGTTTATTCAGCATCGGAATTGGCAAGACATGAATTTCCAGAATTGACTGTTGAAAAACGTTCTGCCATCTCAATTGCACGTCGTTTACAAGACCCTTTGGCAGAATTAGTGAAAATTGATCCAAAATCAATTGGAGTTGGTCAGTATCAACATGATGTTAGTCAGAAAAAACTCAGTGACAATTTAGATTTTGTTGTTGATACTGTTGTTAACCAAGTTGGTGTTAATATCAATACAGCAAGTCCTGCATTGCTATCACATGTCTCAGGTCTTAACAAAACCATTTCTGAAAATATTGTTGCATACCGTGAGGAAAATGGTCAAATCAAATCAAGGTCTGAAATTAAAAAAGTACCAAGATTAGGTGCAAAAGCATTTGAACAAGCAGCAGGTTTCTTGAGAATTCCTAATGCAAAAAACTTTTTAGATAACACAGGTGTGCACCCAGAAAGTTATCCAGCTGTAAAACAATTACTATCTACCCTAAATATTAATCAGTTAGATGACGAAGGCAAATTAAAATTACAATCCATTCAACTGGATCACATGGCTGAAGTCTTAAACATTGGTATAGAAACTCTAAAAGATATTATTGAAGATCTTTTAAAACCAGGTAGAGATTTACGGGATGAGTTTGAAGCACCAGTACTTCGTCAAGATGTTTTAGATTTGAAAGATTTAAAGATTGGACAGAAACTAGAGGGAACTGTTCGTAATGTTGTTGATTTTGGTGCCTTTGTTGATGTAGGTGTCCATGAAGATGGTTTGATTCATATCTCTGAAATGAGTCATAGTTTTGTTAATCATCCTAGCCAAGTTGTTTCTGTTGGAGATTTAGTAACGGTTTGGGTTTCAAAAATAGATTTGGATAGACACAAGGTTAATTTATCTTTATTAGCACCAAATGAATCTCACTGA
- a CDS encoding substrate-binding domain-containing protein, which produces MKMKKFLNFAVLGLAGITLAACGNNDGSNSSSSSNSKIVVVSREDGSGTRGAFTEITGILKKDGDKEVDNTSKSAVIQNSTEGVISAVSGDKSAIGYISLGSLNNHVKALKVDGVKASEETVLDGDYPLQRPFNLVYKDGSLSGVAKDFVSYIHSTEGQKVVTDNKYIQSKTKATDYTSQKLSGKISLVGSTSVSPLMEKLAEAYKKLNPDVTIDITSNGSSAGITAAKEKSADIGMVSRELTPEESKELKDDAIANDGIAVVVNTDNKLSEIKMKQITNVFTGKVTTWDKVK; this is translated from the coding sequence ATGAAAATGAAAAAATTTCTTAATTTCGCAGTTTTAGGTTTAGCAGGTATCACACTTGCAGCATGTGGCAACAATGATGGTTCAAATTCATCATCATCTTCAAATAGCAAAATTGTTGTTGTTTCACGTGAAGACGGTTCTGGTACTCGTGGTGCTTTTACAGAAATCACTGGCATACTTAAAAAAGATGGCGATAAAGAAGTTGACAATACATCAAAATCAGCAGTTATTCAAAATAGCACAGAAGGTGTTATATCAGCAGTATCTGGTGATAAATCAGCAATTGGTTATATTTCACTTGGTTCATTAAATAATCATGTTAAAGCACTTAAAGTTGACGGTGTTAAAGCTAGTGAAGAAACAGTTCTTGATGGCGATTACCCATTACAACGTCCATTTAACTTAGTTTATAAAGATGGAAGCTTATCTGGAGTAGCTAAAGACTTTGTTAGTTACATTCATTCAACAGAAGGTCAAAAAGTTGTTACAGATAACAAATACATCCAATCAAAAACAAAAGCAACCGATTATACTTCTCAAAAACTTTCAGGAAAAATTTCTCTAGTTGGTTCAACATCAGTTTCTCCATTGATGGAAAAATTAGCTGAAGCATACAAAAAATTAAACCCAGATGTTACTATTGATATCACTTCAAATGGTTCATCAGCAGGTATCACAGCAGCTAAAGAAAAATCTGCTGACATCGGTATGGTTTCTCGTGAATTAACGCCAGAAGAAAGCAAAGAACTTAAAGATGATGCAATTGCAAATGATGGTATCGCAGTAGTTGTAAATACTGATAACAAATTGAGCGAAATCAAAATGAAACAAATTACAAATGTCTTTACAGGAAAAGTAACAACTTGGGATAAAGTTAAATAA